The following proteins are co-located in the Festucalex cinctus isolate MCC-2025b chromosome 15, RoL_Fcin_1.0, whole genome shotgun sequence genome:
- the LOC144002435 gene encoding uncharacterized protein LOC144002435, with the protein MDADNTVKDVIFLRIADQVEDMARADGILDDESQAAQAEGEGTSHREEEEEKEEDERDDELEPPKKRSAMDQLLEGFLATMRALQKTIRERAKEEIIKYRGRDGLDVNGDYCTIESVTLSYSLRFFLKMAKTALLLHLLPSTYEE; encoded by the exons ATGGATGCTGACAACACTGTAAAAGATGTGATATTCCTGAGGATAGCAGACCAAGTTGAGGATATG GCAAGGGCTGATGGTATACTGGATGATGAGAGCCAGGCAGCTCAAGCAGAAGGAGAAGGGACAAGCCAcagggaagaggaggaggagaaggaggaagaTGAGAGAG ATGATGAGCTAGAGCCTCCCAAGAAAAGGTCAGCCATGGACCAGCTGCTTGAAGGTTTCCTGGCTACAATGAGAGCACTACAGAAGACCATAAGGGAGAGAGCTAAggaggaaataataaaatacagggGGAGGGATGGGTTAGATGTCAATGGTGACTATTGCACTATTGAAAGTGTCACTTTAAGTTACtcattgaggttttttttaaaaatggcaaaaacagCACTTTTGTTGCATTTACTGCCAAGTACCTATGAGGAATAA